The Brachyhypopomus gauderio isolate BG-103 chromosome 7, BGAUD_0.2, whole genome shotgun sequence genome has a window encoding:
- the tlcd5b gene encoding TLC domain-containing protein 5 yields MPLFLVETSCSLIGWLSLYLLLCHVNGGRSSEWNCRLVTLLHGFLIVAVTAHICFVEGPWPFTHAGTENTPLQNQALLFSLGYFLFDVAWCVCSRAEGPVMLVHHTLSILGLVAVLATGRSAIETCAMLFGAEITNPLLQARWFLRQTGRYQSRAGDAVDLLFVVLFVGVRLGVGSCMLYCELASPRPHVLIKGGAVAMYAMSWVFMVDIARFACRKTQAKYRQWR; encoded by the exons ATGCCACTTTTCCTGGTGGAGACGAGCTGCAGTCTGATTGGCTGGCTCTCTCTGTACCTGCTCCTGTGTCATGTGAATGGGGGGCGGAGCTCCGAGTGGAACTGCCGGCTGGTCACCCTTCTCCACGGCTTCCTCATCGTTGCGGTCACTGCTCACATCTGCTTTGTCGAGGGCCCGTGGCCATTCACCCACGCAG GCACGGAGAACACACCTCTCCAGAACCAGGCTCTGCTCTTCAGCCTGGGCTACTTCCTGTTCGACGtggcctggtgtgtgtgctccCGGGCGGAAGGCCCCGTCATGCTggtacaccacacactcagCATCCTGGGCCTGGTGGCCGTGCTGGCCACGGGGCGCTCGGCCATCGAGACGTGCGCCATGCTGTTCGGCGCGGAGATCACCAACCCGCTCCTGCAGGCGCGCTGGTTCCTGCGGCAGACGGGCCGCTACCAGAGCCGAGCGGGCGACGCCGTGGACCTGCTCTTCGTGGTGCTCTTCGTCGGCGTGCGCCTCGGCGTCGGCAGCTGCATGCTGTACTGTGAGCTGGCCTCCCCGCGGCCCCACGTGCTGATAAAGGGGGGCGCTGTGGCCATGTACGCCATGTCTTGGGTCTTCATGGTGGACATAGCGCGGTTCGCGTGCCGTAAAACCCAGGCCAAGTACAGGCAGTGGCGCTAA